From a single Paenibacillus sp. FSL W8-0426 genomic region:
- a CDS encoding FAD-dependent oxidoreductase, translating into MTRKTFDALIIGFGKGGKTLAPFLAEQGWKVGVVEKSPFMYGGTCINIGCIPTKALAYQAHLASREEGNDQQTRQAKYAHAMQEKNELVSLLRDKNFNQLNNHPNITVLTGTASFHSQHEVRVETESDTIMVEAKQIFINTGAKPNIPDLPGIHGPHVYTSTEMLDLAKLPSRLTIIGGGYIGLEFASIYAGFGSQVTVLESGKVFLPREDREIAEEVKNVLEQKGIRFRLQTNVTSIESQGEAARLLLSGPDGEEEWLADAVLVAAGRRANTDGLNLAAAGVEVTERGFIRVDETLRTTVPHIWAMGDVNGGPQFTYISLDDSRIVKNQMFGDKTRTTVDRRFVPYSVFIDPPLAHVGYTEQEALKRGHAVKTAKLPLTASTRARQLQQTDGLMKAVVDADSDRLLGFTMFGAESSEVVNIVSVFMQSEQPFTVLRDTIFTHPSMAETINDLLGAIQ; encoded by the coding sequence ATGACCAGAAAAACATTTGACGCGTTAATCATTGGTTTCGGCAAAGGCGGGAAAACGTTGGCTCCATTTCTGGCCGAGCAAGGCTGGAAGGTGGGTGTGGTGGAAAAGTCGCCTTTCATGTACGGCGGGACCTGCATTAATATCGGCTGCATCCCCACGAAAGCGTTGGCCTATCAAGCGCATCTCGCTTCACGGGAAGAAGGGAACGACCAGCAAACGAGACAGGCCAAGTACGCGCATGCCATGCAGGAAAAGAATGAGCTGGTCTCTCTGCTCCGCGACAAAAACTTCAATCAACTGAACAACCACCCTAACATCACCGTGCTGACCGGAACGGCTTCGTTTCATTCGCAGCATGAGGTCCGGGTGGAGACCGAGTCGGATACCATTATGGTGGAGGCCAAGCAGATCTTCATCAATACAGGGGCCAAACCGAACATTCCCGATCTTCCGGGCATCCATGGTCCCCATGTCTATACGAGTACCGAAATGCTGGATTTGGCTAAACTCCCTTCGCGGTTGACGATTATCGGAGGCGGATATATCGGTTTGGAGTTTGCATCCATCTATGCCGGGTTCGGCTCGCAGGTGACTGTTCTTGAGAGCGGAAAGGTGTTTCTGCCGAGAGAAGATCGAGAGATTGCCGAAGAAGTGAAAAACGTGCTGGAGCAGAAGGGGATTCGCTTCCGGCTGCAGACGAACGTTACGAGCATCGAAAGCCAGGGCGAAGCTGCACGGCTGCTCTTGTCCGGGCCTGACGGCGAAGAAGAATGGTTGGCAGATGCCGTGCTGGTCGCTGCGGGCAGACGGGCCAATACGGATGGATTGAATCTGGCAGCAGCAGGCGTAGAGGTGACGGAACGCGGGTTTATCCGAGTCGATGAAACACTTCGGACCACTGTCCCGCATATCTGGGCTATGGGCGACGTAAACGGAGGGCCGCAATTTACCTATATCTCGTTGGATGACTCCCGTATCGTTAAAAACCAGATGTTTGGCGACAAGACACGCACGACCGTCGACCGCCGATTCGTTCCTTACTCCGTTTTTATCGACCCTCCGTTGGCACATGTCGGATATACGGAACAGGAGGCGCTGAAACGGGGGCATGCCGTCAAGACGGCAAAGCTGCCTCTTACGGCATCGACGAGGGCTCGCCAGTTGCAGCAGACGGATGGTCTGATGAAGGCGGTCGTGGATGCGGATTCCGATCGATTGCTCGGATTTACGATGTTCGGAGCGGAGTCCAGCGAAGTCGTGAACATCGTTTCCGTATTCATGCAATCGGAGCAGCCGTTCACGGTGCTGCGCGACACCATTTTCACCCATCCGTCGATGGCCGAGACGATCAACGATCTGCTTGGCGCGATCCAATGA
- a CDS encoding methyl-accepting chemotaxis protein yields the protein MLKPKEKERMQGMSFKVKLPLMIGLLVTIVLVVTAMLCYRVAESITLDKSKDEIRATSDRIGEALFSSLSLEEQSTFLITTHQTFHELLSLRNASDQDNDAFFAENKELVDKSNGILADSLAGMEGNSNIILLDRHGVVVAANDPEAVGGERSDRTYFKEAIQGRNVISEGIISKQLGTLGTAFAMPLLDDNKQVEGVLVSTASTSFFVNQLQNVKINEEGKVIILDRVGTVMFNSADEKMAGQKMESDVYQSLIDLPVSEKLQQGEISTEEKVAFYSKIPRSDWTVIVEDSMSDVSKPLEAMKYKMYIVLFSAIAVSIAAGILISRLVTQPITRVTKLFGQLAEGDLTVKAEGKYSGEFKRLADSFNMMAEANKQLISRMNDSIGILHASTAELDSSTKQTAVSITDTTITAQEIARAMVSQSSDTEAIVDKFMNVGDKIEHVNEVSQSVKQQADEIKDVFRNNQATIDALIAVNDRNEAEVRNISDITVQLAESSSGIQQITETIAGIAKQTKLLALNASIEASRAGDQGRGFAVVAAEIGSLAQQTTAQSDVIHQIVMQTIEHVEQNNRSVQAIEAIAEQHKQSVADTQEIFRFATEKMNTILNQIQDIAGQIASIERDKDDVLGSAQSLSASGEEVSASVEEVSATMQEQTAKTEMLADMVRTIDDLTKQLAEEASRFKTK from the coding sequence ATGTTGAAACCCAAAGAAAAAGAGCGAATGCAGGGCATGTCGTTCAAGGTGAAGCTGCCTCTGATGATCGGATTGCTGGTCACGATCGTATTGGTGGTGACAGCAATGCTGTGCTACAGGGTAGCTGAGAGCATTACGCTGGACAAGAGCAAGGATGAAATACGGGCCACCTCGGACCGGATCGGCGAAGCGCTGTTTTCCTCGTTAAGCCTGGAAGAACAGTCCACGTTTCTGATTACGACCCATCAAACGTTCCATGAACTGCTGAGTCTCCGCAATGCGTCTGATCAGGATAACGATGCGTTCTTCGCAGAGAACAAGGAGCTGGTGGACAAGTCCAACGGCATATTGGCAGACAGTCTCGCGGGCATGGAAGGCAACAGCAACATCATCCTTCTGGACCGCCACGGCGTCGTGGTTGCCGCCAATGATCCTGAGGCAGTGGGCGGGGAACGCAGCGACCGTACATATTTTAAAGAGGCAATCCAGGGCCGCAACGTCATCAGCGAGGGGATCATCTCCAAACAGTTGGGTACGCTGGGTACGGCCTTTGCGATGCCGTTATTGGATGACAACAAGCAGGTGGAAGGAGTTCTGGTGTCCACGGCTTCAACCTCTTTTTTTGTTAACCAATTGCAGAACGTAAAAATCAATGAAGAAGGCAAAGTGATCATCCTCGACCGGGTAGGTACGGTAATGTTCAACTCCGCGGACGAGAAGATGGCCGGACAGAAAATGGAATCGGACGTGTACCAGTCCCTGATTGATCTTCCAGTCAGCGAAAAGCTGCAGCAGGGAGAAATCAGTACGGAGGAGAAAGTCGCATTTTACTCCAAAATCCCGAGATCGGATTGGACGGTGATCGTCGAGGATTCCATGAGTGACGTAAGCAAACCACTCGAAGCCATGAAGTACAAGATGTATATCGTGCTCTTCAGTGCGATTGCGGTCTCCATTGCGGCTGGAATTCTCATCTCAAGGTTGGTTACCCAACCGATTACTCGCGTGACCAAGCTGTTCGGACAGCTGGCGGAAGGCGATCTTACCGTGAAGGCCGAAGGCAAATATAGCGGAGAGTTCAAGCGGCTGGCAGACAGCTTCAACATGATGGCCGAGGCGAACAAACAGCTGATATCGCGTATGAACGATTCCATCGGCATTTTGCACGCCAGTACCGCGGAGCTGGATTCATCGACAAAGCAGACCGCGGTTTCGATCACCGACACGACGATAACGGCACAGGAAATTGCGCGTGCCATGGTATCCCAATCGAGTGATACGGAAGCGATCGTGGACAAGTTCATGAACGTGGGCGACAAAATTGAGCATGTAAACGAAGTTTCCCAGTCCGTTAAACAACAGGCCGATGAAATCAAGGACGTCTTCCGCAACAATCAGGCGACGATTGATGCTTTGATTGCCGTCAATGATCGGAATGAGGCCGAGGTGCGCAACATTTCCGATATTACGGTCCAATTGGCCGAAAGCTCAAGCGGTATCCAGCAGATTACCGAGACCATTGCCGGCATTGCCAAACAAACGAAATTGCTTGCGCTTAATGCTTCCATCGAGGCTTCGCGTGCAGGCGATCAGGGACGCGGATTTGCCGTCGTTGCCGCAGAGATCGGCAGCCTTGCGCAGCAGACGACCGCGCAGTCGGACGTCATCCACCAGATCGTCATGCAGACGATCGAACATGTGGAGCAGAATAATCGCAGCGTACAGGCGATCGAGGCCATTGCCGAGCAGCATAAGCAGAGCGTGGCAGATACGCAGGAGATTTTCCGATTCGCGACCGAAAAAATGAACACGATCCTGAACCAGATCCAGGATATCGCGGGCCAGATCGCATCGATCGAACGCGACAAGGACGACGTGCTTGGATCGGCACAGAGTCTTTCCGCCTCCGGGGAAGAGGTATCGGCTTCCGTGGAAGAAGTCTCGGCGACGATGCAGGAGCAGACAGCCAAGACGGAAATGCTGGCCGACATGGTTCGCACTATCGACGACTTGACCAAACAGCTTGCCGAGGAAGCTTCCCGCTTCAAAACGAAATAG
- a CDS encoding CPCC family cysteine-rich protein: protein MYPCPCCGLKTLTELYDKIAGTGYDICPYCKWQDDGTTDINSYRSINKGSIADYQNKLSINSNKYYINKWLNGKD from the coding sequence TTGTATCCTTGCCCTTGTTGTGGTTTAAAAACTTTAACAGAACTTTATGATAAGATTGCAGGAACAGGTTATGATATTTGCCCATATTGCAAGTGGCAAGATGATGGAACTACAGATATAAATTCTTATAGGTCTATCAATAAAGGAAGTATAGCAGATTATCAGAATAAACTCAGCATAAATTCTAATAAGTACTATATAAACAAATGGTTAAATGGGAAAGACTGA
- a CDS encoding IS110 family transposase, producing the protein MHYKAKHIYIGIDLHKKTHTAVVVNCWHEKLGEVTFENKPSAFPELIAFVKRFKKRGITPIYGLEDVGGYGRSLAVYLLDQKQQVKEVNSALSYAERKSYPTTQKSDSWDAECVARILLNKLDMLPGANPQDVYWTIGQLVTRRNGLIKALTSLKNQLHMQLSYHYPSYKKFFSELDGKCALSFWHKYPSPYLLKGETVESLAHFLRLTSNNACSTRKAEQLLAWIQADGDTTRTYQEQRDFLIRSHVRDIRFNKKEIVRVEGELHNMMKLLDLQLETMPGIDLVTSSALVAEIGDIYRFTSADKLARFAGIAPVKVGSGGKHVNLKSRQGNRVLHGLFYNLAVQQVQVSKGSKKPRNTLFYEYFNRKKEEGKTPTQALVCVMRRLVNIIYGMMKNKTAFRLPEKVEKQAS; encoded by the coding sequence ATGCACTACAAAGCGAAGCATATCTACATAGGTATTGACCTGCATAAAAAGACCCATACGGCAGTTGTGGTCAATTGCTGGCATGAGAAATTAGGCGAAGTTACGTTTGAAAATAAGCCATCGGCATTCCCTGAACTGATTGCATTTGTGAAGCGGTTCAAGAAACGAGGCATTACGCCGATCTATGGATTAGAAGACGTTGGCGGCTATGGTCGTTCGCTGGCTGTGTACTTGCTGGATCAGAAGCAACAGGTGAAAGAGGTCAACTCTGCTCTGTCGTATGCCGAGCGCAAGAGCTATCCAACCACGCAAAAGAGCGATAGCTGGGATGCGGAGTGCGTAGCCAGAATCCTGCTGAACAAACTGGACATGTTACCGGGCGCAAACCCGCAGGACGTATACTGGACGATTGGTCAATTGGTGACGAGGAGAAATGGCTTGATTAAGGCATTGACCTCGCTTAAAAACCAATTGCACATGCAGCTCAGCTACCACTATCCAAGTTACAAGAAGTTTTTTAGTGAGCTGGATGGCAAATGTGCGCTGTCATTTTGGCACAAGTACCCATCGCCTTATTTGCTAAAAGGCGAAACAGTAGAATCACTGGCTCATTTTCTGCGGCTGACCAGCAACAACGCTTGTTCCACCCGGAAGGCTGAGCAATTGTTAGCGTGGATTCAGGCAGATGGCGACACAACCCGAACGTATCAGGAGCAGCGTGACTTTCTCATTCGTAGCCATGTCCGCGACATCCGGTTCAACAAGAAGGAAATCGTCCGAGTGGAAGGCGAATTACATAACATGATGAAGCTACTCGATCTTCAACTGGAGACAATGCCGGGCATAGATCTGGTAACATCTTCTGCATTGGTAGCGGAAATAGGCGATATATACCGCTTCACTAGTGCAGATAAGCTGGCTCGTTTTGCCGGAATTGCCCCTGTAAAAGTGGGTTCGGGTGGTAAGCACGTCAATCTGAAAAGCAGACAAGGCAATCGAGTGTTGCATGGACTGTTTTACAATCTGGCTGTTCAACAGGTTCAAGTTTCAAAAGGGAGCAAAAAGCCGCGCAATACGCTGTTTTATGAGTATTTCAACCGCAAGAAAGAAGAAGGAAAAACGCCAACGCAAGCATTGGTATGTGTGATGCGGCGGTTAGTTAACATCATCTACGGCATGATGAAAAACAAAACAGCATTCCGTCTGCCTGAAAAAGTAGAAAAGCAAGCAAGCTGA
- a CDS encoding RHS repeat-associated core domain-containing protein — MFRIKSSSRYSETYTYDVRDNRSSLESAREWSPPNVVSYTYDARNQLTEASVNDQNVKYRYNGDGLMVERASGGQTTRYYYDDRGLLVAEGTVSSTGTVQITVGYVHDATGNPIARQWAGQSQLQYDVTNGHGDVTEIRDASGNILNQYSYDIWGNPEQTNETVPNNLRYAGEYWDEITGLQYLRARWYDPSVGRFITEDTFEGEATNPLSLHLYTYVENNLLQYVDPSGKGNKPAAMFY, encoded by the coding sequence ATTTTCAGGATCAAATCCTCCAGTCGATATTCTGAAACGTACACCTATGATGTTCGGGATAATCGGAGTAGTCTGGAGAGTGCGCGGGAATGGAGCCCGCCCAACGTCGTTTCCTATACTTATGACGCGCGGAATCAGTTAACGGAAGCGAGTGTTAACGACCAAAACGTGAAATACCGCTACAATGGCGACGGTTTGATGGTGGAGAGAGCTTCAGGCGGTCAAACCACCCGGTACTACTATGATGATCGTGGATTGCTTGTAGCGGAAGGAACAGTAAGCAGTACGGGAACGGTGCAGATCACTGTAGGCTACGTACATGATGCCACGGGCAATCCCATTGCACGGCAATGGGCAGGACAAAGTCAATTGCAGTATGATGTGACCAATGGCCATGGAGATGTCACCGAAATCCGGGATGCCTCCGGGAACATACTAAACCAATATTCGTATGATATCTGGGGCAACCCGGAACAAACAAATGAAACCGTCCCAAATAACCTGCGTTATGCGGGAGAATATTGGGATGAAATAACAGGACTGCAGTATTTAAGAGCCCGGTGGTATGATCCAAGTGTAGGAAGATTTATCACCGAAGATACATTTGAAGGAGAAGCTACGAATCCGCTTAGTCTCCATCTATATACGTATGTGGAGAACAATCTACTTCAATACGTAGACCCAAGTGGAAAAGGAAACAAGCCGGCAGCAATGTTCTATTAG
- a CDS encoding RHS repeat-associated core domain-containing protein — protein MQYDVTNGHGDVTEIRDASGNILNQYSYDIWGNPEQTNETVPNNLRYAGEYWDETTGLQYLRARWYDPSVGRFITEDTFEGEATNPLSLHLYTYVENNPLQYVDPSGKGNKPANNVLLGLDNGSGSASAGRMTPGGSMDDGGGRGGSRSSSSSKPSTSNNGQSTKGASSAPVKDTGSISKNTANLREWAKEKGWVQQNTSGGVEQWGIKSKDGVFSWRLKIKPEASTREGLQAGSNQPRFDARLDDKGTYINPFTGETGGRSVGTHIPLGS, from the coding sequence TTGCAGTATGATGTGACCAATGGCCATGGAGATGTCACCGAAATCCGAGATGCCTCCGGTAACATACTAAACCAATATTCGTATGATATCTGGGGCAACCCTGAACAAACAAATGAAACCGTCCCCAATAACCTGCGTTATGCGGGAGAATATTGGGATGAAACAACAGGACTCCAGTATTTAAGAGCCCGGTGGTATGATCCAAGTGTAGGAAGATTTATCACCGAAGATACATTTGAAGGAGAAGCTACGAATCCGCTTAGTCTCCATCTATATACGTATGTGGAGAACAATCCACTTCAATACGTAGACCCAAGTGGAAAAGGAAACAAGCCGGCTAATAATGTTCTGTTAGGATTAGATAATGGCAGTGGCAGCGCTAGTGCAGGAAGAATGACCCCAGGCGGAAGCATGGATGATGGTGGAGGCAGAGGAGGAAGCAGATCATCGAGTAGTAGCAAGCCTTCCACATCGAATAATGGACAGTCTACTAAGGGGGCAAGTAGTGCTCCGGTTAAAGACACTGGTAGCATTTCCAAGAACACTGCAAACCTGAGAGAATGGGCTAAAGAAAAAGGTTGGGTACAACAAAATACCTCTGGAGGCGTCGAACAATGGGGAATAAAGAGTAAGGATGGAGTATTTAGTTGGAGGTTAAAAATTAAACCCGAAGCAAGTACGAGAGAAGGCTTGCAAGCTGGAAGCAATCAACCTCGTTTTGATGCTAGATTGGATGATAAAGGAACGTATATCAACCCCTTTACTGGAGAAACGGGTGGACGAAGCGTAGGTACACATATTCCCCTTGGGAGCTGA
- a CDS encoding iron-containing alcohol dehydrogenase: MRSFQYYNPTRLIFGQGQLQALQTEVPKYGKRILLVYGGGSIKRSGLYDQVIAQLNEIGAEVTELAGVEPNPRLSTVHKGVELCRTHQIELVLAVGGGSVLDCGKAIAVGAKYEGDMWDVVVREATPQGGLPLGTVLTMAATGSEMNNGSVITNENTQEKWAWFSEYSYPAFSILDPVHTYTVPLDQTVYGMVDMMSHVFEHYFHPDTNTPVQLGFCETILRTVIDTAPLLIKDLENHELRETILYCGTMALNDVLNMGLAGDWATHNIEHAVSAVYDIPHGGGLAILFPHWMKHNLDVNVERFKRLAVNVFGVSTEGKSDKQVAEEGIQALREFWTSIGAPSRLADYGIDGSQIDAMADKAMRFGPFGFFNQLQREDVISIYQASL; encoded by the coding sequence ATGAGATCTTTTCAGTATTATAATCCGACCCGGCTGATTTTCGGCCAAGGACAGCTTCAGGCATTGCAAACGGAAGTACCCAAATACGGAAAACGTATTTTGCTTGTATATGGCGGCGGGAGCATCAAACGCAGCGGGCTGTATGATCAGGTGATCGCCCAATTGAACGAAATCGGCGCAGAAGTGACCGAACTGGCAGGCGTCGAACCGAATCCGCGCCTATCTACGGTCCACAAAGGCGTGGAGTTATGCCGAACGCACCAGATCGAATTGGTGCTCGCGGTTGGCGGAGGCAGCGTGCTCGACTGCGGCAAAGCGATCGCGGTAGGGGCCAAATACGAGGGAGATATGTGGGATGTCGTTGTGCGAGAGGCCACACCGCAAGGCGGACTTCCGCTCGGAACGGTGCTGACGATGGCTGCAACGGGATCCGAGATGAACAACGGTTCGGTCATCACCAATGAGAATACGCAGGAAAAATGGGCCTGGTTCAGCGAATATTCCTATCCCGCGTTTTCGATCCTCGATCCGGTACATACGTATACCGTTCCTTTGGATCAGACCGTCTACGGCATGGTAGATATGATGTCGCACGTCTTCGAGCATTATTTCCATCCGGACACCAACACGCCGGTTCAGCTCGGATTCTGCGAGACGATTCTCCGGACGGTGATTGATACGGCGCCTTTGCTCATTAAAGATCTGGAGAACCATGAACTTCGCGAAACCATTCTCTACTGTGGAACGATGGCACTGAACGATGTGCTGAACATGGGTCTTGCCGGGGATTGGGCAACGCACAATATCGAACACGCGGTGTCGGCCGTGTATGACATTCCCCATGGCGGCGGACTGGCTATCCTTTTCCCGCACTGGATGAAGCATAATCTCGATGTCAATGTAGAGCGATTCAAACGACTCGCCGTAAACGTGTTTGGTGTATCCACGGAAGGCAAATCGGACAAACAGGTTGCCGAAGAAGGCATTCAAGCGCTGCGCGAATTCTGGACTTCGATCGGAGCTCCCAGCCGCTTGGCCGATTACGGCATTGATGGCAGCCAGATTGATGCGATGGCCGATAAAGCCATGCGTTTTGGACCATTCGGCTTTTTCAACCAATTGCAGCGCGAAGACGTCATCTCCATATACCAAGCTTCGCTATAA
- a CDS encoding AbrB/MazE/SpoVT family DNA-binding domain-containing protein — MGQQSKERREKVMTTATLSKWGNSSAIRIPNQLLKRLNLEEGSEIEIRVTENNELLLRPKTKPSESNEELREHLKNLLSRVKADQRHDEIDVGTEGAESL, encoded by the coding sequence TTGGGACAACAATCCAAAGAGAGGCGTGAAAAGGTCATGACGACAGCTACACTCAGCAAATGGGGTAATAGCAGTGCCATTCGGATTCCCAATCAACTGCTTAAACGTCTTAATCTGGAGGAAGGTTCGGAGATTGAAATACGCGTTACGGAAAATAATGAATTGTTACTGCGTCCCAAAACTAAACCTTCTGAATCTAATGAAGAGTTGCGTGAACACCTCAAAAATTTGCTTTCAAGAGTGAAGGCGGATCAGCGTCATGATGAAATCGACGTCGGCACGGAGGGTGCTGAATCGTTGTGA
- a CDS encoding MFS transporter, giving the protein MQLATIFLGFIVFGISENIKGPAIPRIQFDFNLDEKQLGTLLSLNALGYLIACSFTAILVRKWGIKAVSIISFASMILSGVFIYLSHTYPLFASSYFFMYIGNGMLEIALAILGARIFVKNTGMMMNLSHFFYGASSTIAPLLATGVMSLTIFGHQLDWRGMYLVMLALCLLPIIAALRSTFPGDDLAHEDRISLKMLTRDPALWMMVAILSFGVVSELAVGGWLVNFLEKAYAWDTVKASGMLSAFFLTFSLGRLLLGPLTDRIGFVLSLILFSAFSAVCTFAAIGGGESLAFLFAVSGAGIAMIYPTVMAFIAKRYPKGSDTAITFTVTLMGVGSVIGNYVIGWVIEGVKGFYGQTTETGLLRGLQAGYGFIGLCAAICAVSGVALYVYLKRKQELI; this is encoded by the coding sequence ATGCAGCTGGCAACGATCTTTCTAGGTTTTATCGTGTTTGGCATCTCGGAGAATATTAAAGGTCCCGCGATTCCGCGCATTCAATTCGACTTTAACCTGGATGAGAAACAGCTTGGGACGTTGTTGTCCCTGAACGCGCTCGGATATCTCATTGCCTGCTCGTTCACCGCGATTTTGGTGCGCAAATGGGGCATCAAGGCCGTTAGCATTATCTCTTTTGCCTCGATGATTTTGTCGGGGGTATTCATTTATTTGTCTCATACGTATCCGCTTTTTGCATCATCCTATTTCTTCATGTACATCGGAAACGGCATGCTGGAGATTGCGCTTGCGATTCTGGGGGCACGGATTTTCGTGAAAAATACGGGCATGATGATGAACTTGTCCCATTTCTTCTACGGGGCCAGTTCGACGATTGCGCCACTGCTTGCCACAGGTGTGATGTCGCTCACGATATTCGGACACCAGCTCGACTGGCGCGGCATGTACCTCGTCATGTTGGCGCTCTGTTTGCTGCCGATCATTGCTGCCCTGCGCAGCACGTTTCCGGGCGACGATCTGGCGCATGAGGACCGCATTTCCCTCAAAATGCTGACGCGTGATCCTGCACTCTGGATGATGGTCGCCATTCTGTCCTTCGGCGTTGTATCGGAGCTTGCGGTAGGCGGCTGGCTGGTCAACTTCCTGGAAAAAGCGTATGCGTGGGATACGGTCAAAGCCTCAGGCATGTTGTCGGCGTTTTTCCTCACGTTCTCGCTTGGGCGGCTGCTGCTTGGGCCGCTGACGGACCGCATCGGGTTTGTGCTGTCGCTCATCCTGTTCTCTGCGTTCTCGGCGGTATGCACGTTCGCGGCGATTGGGGGCGGGGAAAGTCTGGCGTTCCTGTTCGCGGTATCCGGCGCAGGCATCGCGATGATCTATCCGACGGTCATGGCCTTCATTGCCAAAAGGTACCCCAAAGGCAGCGACACGGCGATTACGTTTACGGTCACGCTGATGGGCGTGGGCAGCGTCATCGGCAACTACGTGATCGGCTGGGTCATCGAAGGTGTGAAGGGTTTCTACGGTCAGACAACTGAAACCGGCCTGCTGCGCGGACTTCAGGCAGGATACGGGTTCATCGGACTATGCGCAGCGATTTGCGCGGTATCCGGCGTCGCGTTGTATGTATATCTGAAGCGGAAGCAGGAACTTATCTAG
- a CDS encoding ROK family protein, translating to MNPTAHNTQQVKRINVELVKNTLRTIRVGTKASIANLTKLSVATCGTILNELLQTGEIIDLGPDESSGGRPASRYQFNADYASVLSLIVRIVNGERSIVAVNANLNGEVLDEQTLLYDEITLVTMEKLVAELVDRYHNVQAIGIGIPGVAHHGVIGICDVPELAEQPLGPRLKEQYEDVEVVVGNDMNLTVYGLYTEQHFAEEKNFAVLSFSPNYFPGAGFMIEGHPLSGNTHFGGEISYLPFGMTRGKQLEMLKTPAGLLQLVVHSMVSIIAIINPAAIVITGDAVEPGMHDAIIERCLDTIPQEHMPKLLIHQDTRREYVTGLVAVTLESLTYRIERVEKRW from the coding sequence TTGAACCCGACAGCACACAATACGCAGCAGGTCAAACGAATCAACGTGGAACTTGTAAAAAATACGCTGCGCACCATCCGCGTTGGCACGAAAGCGTCTATCGCGAATCTAACGAAACTCAGTGTCGCGACGTGTGGCACGATTCTGAACGAATTGCTCCAGACCGGGGAGATTATCGACCTTGGACCGGACGAATCAAGCGGGGGCAGACCGGCAAGCCGATATCAGTTCAATGCGGATTACGCCAGCGTATTGTCCCTCATCGTTCGCATCGTAAATGGGGAGCGCTCGATCGTGGCGGTTAACGCCAACCTGAATGGCGAGGTACTGGATGAGCAGACGCTTCTGTACGATGAGATTACCCTCGTTACGATGGAGAAACTGGTTGCGGAGCTTGTTGACCGGTATCATAACGTGCAGGCGATCGGGATCGGTATTCCCGGCGTGGCGCATCATGGGGTGATCGGCATCTGCGACGTACCGGAGCTGGCGGAGCAGCCGCTTGGTCCGCGGCTCAAGGAGCAGTACGAGGACGTGGAAGTGGTCGTGGGCAACGACATGAACCTGACGGTGTACGGGCTGTACACCGAGCAGCATTTTGCCGAGGAAAAAAACTTTGCCGTACTGTCGTTCTCCCCAAATTATTTTCCGGGTGCGGGCTTTATGATCGAAGGGCACCCTTTGTCCGGCAACACCCATTTCGGGGGTGAAATTTCGTATCTGCCGTTTGGCATGACGCGGGGAAAACAGCTTGAAATGCTGAAAACGCCCGCAGGGCTGCTGCAATTGGTCGTGCACTCAATGGTCTCGATCATCGCGATTATCAACCCCGCGGCCATCGTCATCACGGGAGACGCCGTCGAGCCGGGCATGCACGATGCCATCATCGAACGCTGTCTCGATACGATTCCGCAGGAGCATATGCCGAAGCTGCTGATCCACCAGGATACCCGACGCGAATATGTGACTGGCCTTGTAGCGGTGACGCTGGAGAGCCTGACTTACCGAATCGAACGAGTCGAGAAACGCTGGTAA